One Coccinella septempunctata chromosome 1, icCocSept1.1, whole genome shotgun sequence DNA window includes the following coding sequences:
- the LOC123318289 gene encoding uncharacterized protein LOC123318289, with protein MEVDTLFDSFNGNTNQSGKELKFKRLSKSGQVKQSTPPSQMGWITSLNAIRGIWAYVHSKGFTVLRPRSLNQDPLENLFGCIRYGSGCNDNPSAFQFVGSLKAQILNNLIHCSTHSNCEKDNNDLLSNLKSFLEKDEKEGEYQPNEVICMPEISTEETVSIIEADVNGGRAETFSVAYVAGFILKGIYKKITCTGCSALLSSDVLEAHNMFIWNKEWSDKRSLYYPSVVFTISIAQGITSLENFMVDNSNISDLPYHASKFVHNHIDFSWLTCEQHCEQIETITVQSIVNIGIVWWVKRENQKFKNQKNAIIKSKKLMKMKNM; from the exons ATGGAAGTGGATACGCTGTTCGATAGTTTTAATGGGAACACCAACCAGTCAGGAAAGGAGTTGAA atTTAAAAGGCTTTCAAAAAGCGGGCAGGTCAAGCAAAGTACACCACCATCTCAAATGGGTTGGATTACATCTCTGAATGCTATCAGGGGAATCTGGGCATATGTGCATTCTAAAGGATTTACAGTATTGCGTCCAAGGTCTCTAAATCAAGATCCTTTAGAGAACCTATTTGGATGCATCAGATATGGATCAGGATGTAATGATAATCCCTCTGCTTTTCAATTTGTGGGTAGTTTGAAAGCCCAAATTTTAAACAATCTAATTCATTGTTCCACTCATTCAAATTGTGAGAAGGACAATAATGATCTTCTCAGCAATTTAaaatcatttctggagaaagatGAGAAAGAAGGAGAATATCAACCTAATGAAGTCATATGTATGCCAGAAATATCAACAGAGGAGACGGTATCCATAATTGAAGCAGATGTGAATGGGGGCCGTGCAGAAACTTTTTCAGTAGCTTATGTTGctggtttcattttgaaagGCATCTATAAGAAAATAACGTGTACGGGTTGTTCTGCTCTATTGTCATCAGATGTTTTGGAGGCACACAACATGTTCATCTGGAACAAGGAATGGTCAGATAAGAGGAGTTTGTATTATCCAAGTGTTGTATTCACAATATCCATTGCACAAGGTATAACTTCTTTGGAGAATTTTATGGTGGATAACTCTAATATTTCTGACCTTCCATATCATGCCTCTAAATTTGTTCATAATCACATTGATTTTTCATGGTTAACATGTGAACAACATTGCGAACAGATAGAAACTATAACAGTGCAAAGTATTGTAAATATTGGAATAGTCTGGTGGGTTAAAAGGGAAAACCAGAAatttaaaaaccaaaaaaatgctataatcaaatcgaaaaaattgatgaaaatgaagaatatgtGA